The DNA segment AGACCGGTACAACGTTCCCTTAGGGTTTGTGAGCCAGTCCGATGCAAAACTGCAGAAGATGGTTGAGTTTATTCAGGTTGTCTTGACGTCGTCGCTCTATGGGTCAGGTCGGAGAAACGGCAGCACGCCTGAAGGCCGCGGGTTCTGGTTCAATGACGCAGATGTGAGCGATTTCTCTCTTCATGAACGCTCTGTCACTGCATCACGAGACCGTAATGAATTTATGTAGCAATAGTATTCATGGCTTTGCGTGACCACCTGAACCAGTATGGGTTCAGCGGCTGAGTGGTTAAAGGCGAGCACAGTGTGTGCTCGCCCGGTCGAAGATCACCATTCTCTGGCTTGAGCCAGCTTGTCACTGATTTCCGGCACGAGGAACGCTAAGAGCTTGTTGAACAAAGGATCCTGTCGAAACGCCTCATCGTGCTTTGCCATGCCTTCTTTGATGATCTTCGTACGACGTGCCCATGTGCCCTTGGTGTCCTGGTCTTTCAAAAGCTGCTCATGGCCGTAAAGCCTGAGTGTCCACCCGAACGCGTACAGGTACTCTTTGTAGTGATCAAACGCGGTGTTGGCGACGTTCAGCAAGCGCGGCAGGTTGTAGCCAACCGGGTAGCCAAAACGGGCACTCAACATCAGTGAAACCATGCCGTGGAATTTGCCAGAACGGTGATCCGCCGGCAGCAGGAGTTCTGGCATCGCGATGCGCATGTTCTCCCGGAGAATTATCCAGGCGGCATTTGTCTCCCGGCAGTCGTTCGCCGCATGCCTTGACCAGAAATCAATGAACGACTGACGGGCAGCAGAAGCGCTTAGCAACTGTTCGACCACTGCGCGTACGTACTCGTAATCCCTGTAGTAAACTTTCTGATCCTTGGGGTTGATGGTCAGCTGATCCAGGAACACTTCTTCTTTGACCCACCTGTCATAAATCTGGCCATTCTTCACCTCCGGGGTGGCGAACCAGCAGTCCATCGCCATCCGCTTCGACTCCTGCGAGCGCTTCAGTGTGGCGTCATTCACCACGAACACGTTGTAGTTGTTCAAATAGAAGATGTCTTCCTCGGAGGTGCGCGTGAGGCTGGGGTCGAAGTCCTGGAAGACCCAAATTATCGCGCCGTTGTTCAGGCGATAAAACTCACGGCGGCCTACGATCTCGGTCAGGTACGTCGTCGAGAGCTGCACCTCGAAAGCGATCCGCTGGCCGGCGTGTTCGACTTGGACGTCCGGTTTGCGCCATTGCGCCCGGTCGGCCAGTCGAATGCCTTTCCAGACCACCTCAAGCTGCGGCTCAGTGCAGTTCTCGTCGGCGATCAGGCTGTCGCGAATGATGCCCTTCAATCTCAGGTGGGCCATGCTTTCTTTTGCTGCGTTGTACTTGATGCAGTTGATCTGCTGAGCACTGAGCTGGCCGCGAGTGGAAATCGAGCACTTTTGCTCGACCTCTTCTACGGGATGGTGACGGAAGTGGAAGCGACGCCCCTTGGTGCGCACGAGAATCACCGGTGCAGTGCACAGGTGGCAGACAAGCCAAGGTGCTTCGCGATTGCGCGTGTAGCGGCTGACCAGTTCAGCGCGGTCTTTGATCACCAGCCCAAGCTCGCGGCTCAGAAACACCTGCAGGTCAACGTCGAGTCCGGTCTCCATGTCGAGGATTGCGGTCAGAAGCATCGTATCGGTGGGTTGTGCGAATTCACGGGTGTACATGGTGCTTTCCTTTCGTTTGGCTCGTGCTTCCAGAATCCCGATTGCGGCTTCGCGCTGCCACCGAACTGCTTACACTTACTACCACCCGGTGATATCCAGCTCCGCTAGACCTATTGATTCATGGCTGAACCTACGTGTCTTTCTTTGCAAGTGCCTCATCAACGCGGCGCTTCAGGTCTGCCGCGAAGGCTTCTATGGCGTAGATCGCTTGCTGAACGTCTTCGATGCTCAGATCAATCGGTTCGTCGTCGACGGTCTTTCCGTTGCGGTGAACGATGTCATGCCGCTTGATGCAGATCCGAGCGATGTCTGCCATCTCAAGCCCTTTCATGTGCTCACCAAACATCGCGCCCAAGATTTCACGGATGGTGGCCACGTTGTGGAAGCTGAGCTCGGATAACACCTTGAGCACAATGCCCTGAACGATCGCGGGATCCTGGGCGACCTGCTTGAGGGAGATCGTTCTCTTGCTCAACGCTTCGTACTCGGTGACGAGGTTCAGCATCAGACGAGGCTCGCTGATGACAAGCTTTCGTACGACGGTGCTGATTAATGCCTCAAGTAAGGTCACTGCATGCGCATACACCAGCTTATACGTCGTGTCGGCTTGAGTCTGGTTGCCCACAAGCGTCAGCAGGCTGTAGGCGGTTGTCAGGTCTGTGGAGAACTCATGGAAGAACTGCTTGTGCGAATGTCGCTCCAGCCACAGGTACTCGGCTTGTTCCGCATCGAGCATCTCTATGTACTCTTCGTAGAACTCATTCCAGAGCCCCGTTGTGTCTTCAGCGGTGAGATCCAGGCCGTACTTGTTGTGAATCCATAAACTGCATTGTTGCGCCTCGATTTCGAAGAACACGTCCTTGCTTGCACTCATGTAGCCTCCTGTCCCATGTCGGTGGTGCTGCCTTTAAGTCGCGGCCCGGTCTGGGCCATGCAGCTTTGACAGCGGCGTATTGACTGTGAGTGATCATCAGCGATCATGCTCTGCATGCGTGCCTGTATTCTGCCACCATCGAGCGAAAGGATGATGTGATCGCCATGCTTCAAGAAACCGTCTGTTACGAATGCGTTGTCGATCCTTATCTGGGTGGGGAGATTCGAGACAGTGGCGCCTCAGCCGTCTGTAGCCTGTGTGACTCGAATCGCCAATGCGTCCCGCTCTTCGAGATCGTCACCCTCGTCAAGGCAATCCTCGATCGTTACATCTGTGAGGGCGAGTTCGACTTCCGCTGGAATGGTGTTGAATCTGAGCAATACCAGTACGGTAACCCGCTCGATTTCTGGGTCGGAGAAGTGTTTGGCTGCGACAACGTCGAACCTATCGTTACGGCGGTGTGCAGTGAGCTCGCGTCATACAGCGATGGTGTGACGTACTCCAGGGTGTCCGCGATGCCGAACGACATTTGCTTTTAGTGGGGCGAATTCCAGGAGGGCATGAAGCACGGCAATCGGTTCTTCAACGATAACGCGAAGGCCTTTCTCGACTGGTTGTTCGACGACCTGGGTGAGTACTGCGCCCCATTGAGTGAACACGCGGTTGTTCCTGTACTCACGCCTGACAACGCACCGCCGATCTACCGCGCCCGCACCTGCCTGGCATCGGGAAGCGTGGATGAAATCCTGGCCAATCCTGCCCGCAATCTCGGGGCGCCGCCGAAGGCCAGGGCGGGCGAGGGCAGGATGAATCCCGCTGGTGTCCCTGCTTTCTATGGTGCGCTGGAGCGCCTGACTTGCATCGCCGAACTTCGGCCTCCAGTGGGCGGCACGGTCGTGAGCGGTGAGTTCAGATTGAACAAGGACGTCAGGGTGCTGGACTTCACGCGCCTGGAGGAGGCTGATCCGGGGCCCATGCTTAGCTTTTTCGATCCAGCGTTTTTCGCCAAAGAGGGCCGGCGAGAATTCCTGAGGTATCTGCACGGCGAGATTACTCTGCCGGTTCTGCCAGGCCTGGAGCGCGACTATCTGACTACCCAGGTCATCGCCGAGTACCTGGCGACGCACTGCAAACCTCGGATTGATGGTGTGATGTTCAGTTCGGTGCAGCAGGACTGTGGAACCAACATCGTGCTGTTCTCGCACGTGGCCTGCACAGCGGAGTCGATGACATTCCGCTTCAAGGGTGGCATGGGGCTCAGGGGGGCGAAAGCATCTGACGCACCGCGAATCGAATATGTGCCGGGCAGCTTGATCTATCACAAGATTCGAGGCTTGGTGTACGACCCAAGCGATGAACCCCTACGAGAGAACTCGCTTGGGCCGCTGACTGAGATGCATGAGTTCTAGTGCGCGAACCCTCTGCAACCAGGCTCGGGCGCCAAGAAACGCCCCAGCCTGGCTGACACCTGTCTGTCAGGGGAACAGCATGAAGGTGCTGTTGGGGTGGCGCTGGGACTCGTCGAGTTCGGAAGTATCAAGCCCGTAGGTACGCAGCATCCAGCGGGACACGCCGCCGTGTCCCTCGCCGACCTTTGTCCGGCCATGCAGCGCGATGCGGTTGTTGACGATGGCAATGTCCCCGGGCGCCAGGGCGACAGGGATCACGCAGTTCAAGCAGGCCTGTGTCAGCGCATGCATCGCCTTCTTGGCGGGCGTTTCACCAACATCGGCTGGCTGAGTGGAGCTGTGGCTGTAGCGAATCCAGAATCCGCTCTGCATGCGAAACAGCAGTTGGGCGTCATCGACCAGCAGTTCTTCGCCCAGGATCTCCTCCATGCCGTCGCGGAAGGTGAGCTGCGACTGCAGGATATATTGCGGTTTCTGCAGTTCCTGAATGTGCTCGGGGTCAAGCTCGCTCAAGATGGCTTCAAGCGGCATCACGGTCGTCGGCACTGCGTTGGGGTTGCGCAGCGCTGACAGGCAAACAAAGTCCGGCGATGGTGCAATGCGCGGGTTTTCAGGGTCGCGGTGGCCGCGCACGGGGAACGAAACACCATCGGTGTGGCCGTTCATTTTTCCCTGCGACTTTTCAGAAACCCGGCCTTCACCCGGAATCACGACCAGGTTCACGAAGAGGTCGCCGCCGTTTTCCGAACCATACGACACGGTATCGGCCCCCAGTCCGGCCAGGCACATGATTGCCGTGGCACGCGCTACCAGTGTACCGAGGCAGTCCGGTACCGGACGAAAGCCGATTGGCGTGTCAGGAATGCTCTGGGGGTCGAACACGCTGCGCAAATGCAGGCACGGCATTTGCCAAGCAAGATCATGAACGTCGCTGCGTTTACAGCCCAGATTGGCCAGTTCGGCATCAAGCGCTGGCAGCAAGGCATGGCCAAATGCAACGGGATCACTGAGCTGTTGAGCCATGTCCTCAACGCTGAGCTGCGACTTCCAGTTCGTGATAACGATTCGCAAAGCAGTACAAAAATGAGCGTCGATCAATTGTGTGCCTACGCGTGCGGGTGATATAAATGTGATATACGACAGCGTGACCTATCACGCGTTTTCTTGCTAGCGATCGTTCGGATCCATGAAAAAGCCCAGCCTCAAGCTCGCCGATTATCTCAACGGGTGCGCTAGTTTTCTAGCCTGCCTCAAGCCTTATATGAGTCTGACAAAAGCGGCTCAGGGATTCAGATGCAGGCTTACACTCCCTGATGGCACCTGTTTGGATGTGCAAGGCAAGGATGAACCTCATGTCGCGCTAAACCTCATGCACGCGCTTGTGAACGTGATGCCACTGGCTCCACGTGAAGAACAGAAAGAAAAGATGTCTGTCTCAACCAGAGAGCCTGCGGTGAACTCCCAGGCAACGGAGACGATCATGCATTCTGAGGTGAAGGCTAAACAGATGGATGAAGCAACTGGTAAAGCCCGCGAACAGATCGGCGTTACGACTAAGGTATCGCTGCTTGAGGAGATCGACGCGGTCGCCAAGCAGAGGGGCATCTCGCGTGCGATCGCCGCACGTGACCTTCTGCAAGATGGGCTGACTCGCTTCGATCGGGAGTCCCGAACCAAGAGCACATCGAAGCTGCTGGCAGAGTACGAACGAAAAGCAAACGACTTCGCCGGTGCCCAAACGAAAAACTGGAGCATTCGTGCTGAGCGTCGACTGGTCATGAAAACGCAGTTGACGGCGGGAGAGTACGAACGCTCCACCTCGTCGTTCGTAAATGGCCTTTTGGCCGAGGCGCTGTCGCACTGTCCGGTGGCCGCTGCGTTGGCCGTAAAGGCGCCGGTAATTGCCGATGCTTCCGTCGCGCTGGCTTTGGAAGCCATCGAGCGTGTAAAGGGGCCGAAGGCCAAGCAGATTGCTGCTGAGGCTGACTTGGGCGACAACCGTGTTCTGGCAACCTTGATTCTGGGCGGATCTGTCTTTGCACCTGCTCGGGTCATCCGCAAAATGGCGGATTATCTGCAGGTTCCCTTCGACGCGTTTTCCGTTGCGTTGGAGCGACGTTTTACGAGTCAGCCTGTACCTGCCTTCAAGGCCACTGCAGGTAAACCACAAGTTGATCTGCAGCGGAAATCCTGGAGTGTTGCAGTGAAGGAGCTGGAATTGTCGCCGGACGAGGAAGCTCGCCTGCTGAAACTGGAGGGTTGAGCATGAATCCCTTCGACAGGGCTCGACGGAAAGCCATGGATGTTCGAGAGTCGCTGGTGGGGTTAGCCGACTCTCATGGGTCAGTTTCTTCCAAGACGCTGCTTGCCAACGTTGAAGTGATCCTCGGCGTTGGGATCGAATTTGTACCACCGGGCCATTCGATTCTGGGTGGCACCGATGGTGTACTCAAGCGCAACGATGAGACCATGTACATCCGCAAGGATGTCAGTGAAGCCGAGAAGGCTTATCTGATCGCGCATGAACTGGGTCACTGGTACCTGGACGCCGATCTGCAGGAGACCACGTACGCCGATCTTGCGGCCATGACCGCCTCCGAAGGCAGCGAGGCGATCGTCAAGGTTGAGGCATACGGCGCAAACGAGCGCACTGAACTGCAGGCCAATGTGTTCGCGCGCGAGTTGCTCTTGCCTCGTATCGTCGCCCAGCAACAGTTTTTCGCGCACCTCGGCGCGAGTCAGATCTCGCTCAACCTGACGATACCGATTGAGATCGTTCGCCAACAGTTGTTTGACGGTCTTCTGTTGCCGATCCTGCCCACCGTACCGCCTGGTGCATTGCCAGAAATGACCGATGCGCAGCGCCTGGCGGCGCATGCCAAAGAAACGTTCGTGAACGTGGTGGCAGGCCCCGGCACCGGGAAGACGACCACCCTGGTGCACCGCATCAAGTACTTGCTTGAGCAAGGCGTGCCGGCCAACAAGATCCTGGTGCTCACCTTCACCAACAAGGCGTCTGCTGAATTGGTAGAGCGATTGGCTGCCTCAGGTATCAAGAACGCGACAAACGTGTGGGCGGGCACCTTCCACGCCTTCGGCCTGGAATTCCTTCGTAAGCATCACCACCTGTTCAACCTCCGCGCGAAAGTAAGCATGGCTGACAAGCTCATGCAGGTCAGGCTGATGGTTGGGCGCCTGGCCAAGGTCAGGCTGAAGTACTACCTGCGGCTACAGAACCCCTACGATTGGCTTCCAGGTGTGATCGAGCACATCAAGCGATTGAAGGAAGAGTGCCTGACGGTCGATGACTACCGCGCTCGGCTCAAGGCGCTGCCCCCATGTGATCAGGATGTCCAGGATGAGCGTGAGGACATCGCGACACTCTTTGAGGCCTATGAAGAGGCCATGCGGGAAAAGTGCTGGGTCGATTACGTCGACCTGGTCGCTTACCCGTCAATCCAGGCCCGGAGCGCGCGTGCCACCGTCGCGCAGTACCTCGATCAATTTGAGCATGTGCTGGTCGATGAATATCAGGATGTCACTGAGGTCATGGTCGAGCTGATCAGGCAGTTGGCCCTGAATGCGAATTCGGTGTGGGTGGTCGGTGACGTTCGCCAGGCGATCCATCACTGGCGAGGCTCTTCCATCAAGAGCTTGATCGATTTCGACAAGACCTTCAAAAGCTTGCGGCACATCACACCGACGTACAAGCGCTATGCACTAGATCTGAACAGGCGAAGCACGCCAGAGATTCTCGACCTGTTCAACTGCGCTGGCACGTATCACGCGCTGCGTCATCTGATGCCGCTTGAGCCGGTCACGGCTTATCGGCCATCGATTGGCGAAATCCCAAGGCTCTACCAGTGCGACTCCAACCTCGCCCAGGCAGCCACCCTTGAAACGTGCATCAAGGCGCTTGCGGCTCAGGGCATCCCCTACCGCGAGCAATTGGTCATGAGCCGCAGCTCCACGAACGTTGAGCACGTTGTCGAGGAGCTGACCAAGCGGGGCGTGCCGGTTCTTCATCTCGGGGACATTTGCCAGCGGCCTGAAATCAAGCGACTGTTCTGCCTGATGGAGCTGCTCTGCATGCGGCAGCCCAGGTCTTTGGTCGGCCTGATGCAGGATCCACGATTCCCGATGACGGCCCAGGACATCGAGTTGCTCATGCGTTTCACGCAGAAGGGCAGTGGTACCGCGCTTCAGCGTGGGCGATGGATCTGGAGCAATATCCCAGGCCTCTCGGCACAAGGGCAGGTGGCGAAAGCAAACCTGAGCATGTTGCTGCAGGGCTTCACGCGCAATACAAAGCCGTGGGTGTTCGTTTCCACGGTAATGCTGGATCGTCGCTACGGGTTCCCGAATCCGACTGATACGTCAATCGAGGCGCACACTGCCCGGCTCGCACTCTGGCTGTTCGTCTATGCAGTGCGCAACGGTGACGGCGATGGCAGCCAGTCCCGCCTCACCAAGTTCTTGCTGCAAGAAGAACTACGTCGGCGCATTGGCGAGAAACTGGCGGATCGAGGCATACCGCCTGAGGCAAGAGCCCTGGATGCCGTCAACGTCATGACGGTGCATTCCAGCAAGGGGCTTGAGTACTCGGCGGTGCATCTCACCAACGTCGACGATACCGCCTACGGGCCCAATCGGCCCTACTTCTACGATCTGCGTCCACTTGAGCTGATTCCTCCCGAGGTGCTCAACAGCACCGATGATGACTTTGCGTTCGAGGAAAAGGTAGAGCGGAATAACCTGCTCTACGTGGCGCTGTCCCGTGCCCGCGATCACCTGTACCTCTACCAGCTCGCTGACACCACCAGGCCGGCGCCCCTCAACGCGGCAGGCAAGAAGCTTCGAACACTCTTCGGCATCCGTTTGCCTGCCATAGCGCCAGCCCCATTGCCGATTGGCAGCGCCGTTGCGCCAAGCACAGTGAGCTACGAAGCGTTCCAGACCTACATGAACTGCCCGCTTCAGTACCACTACCGGCATGAGCTGACCCTGACGGCTGAGCAGGAGATTGATGTGTCTATCCGGGCGCGGTGGGCTGTCAGCGACATGCTCTTTGAGGTATTGAAGAACGCTGCCGTGCCTCAGACGGCGTTCCAGGCAGCGTGGAAAGCGCGCCTCCTGCCCCCGAAAACTGAAGATCCGCAGCTCTATGAAGATGCCGTGATAGCGGTGAAGCGAGGCCTTGCGCTTGTCGGTGAGATTCGGGGCAGCCTGGTAGAAGGGCTCGTATCAGAGGTCGGGGGGCTGCAGATCGTGCTGCCGTGGATGCTGTCGGTGGGCAGCGAACTGCACTGGATCCGGGCGCACGAAGGTCTGTCAGGGACGATGAAGCAGCTCAGGCCAATGATGGTGAACATGAATGCCCCCGGCATCCGGCATGCCACCATCTACTCGTTGATCACCGATAAACGCATTCGAGAAGGCGCCTCGCGTGGCATTGAGCGCACGACGGTGTACAAGATGTCCAAGCGGTTCATTGCGGGTGATCGCTTTGCCAGCAGAGGACGAGGGTGCAATAGATGCGCCTATCTGAGCATTTGCGACAGCAAACCCTGAATGTCAACTGATCACGGGCGAGGAGGGTATCCCTGTGGCCAATGACCCGGCTGGCGCCTTCCAGGAGCTCAAGTACGCGAAGGTGGCCACCGTTGAGGCCGCTGCTGAATATGTAGCCTACGTATCGGCAGACTACCCAGTCTATCGTGAGACAGATCCTACTCACGCCGTGGATGGCGTGAGCCCTGACCAGTTCTTCGATACCGCCTACACGCCGATTCTGCAGAGCATGATCGCCCACGTTGTAAACGAAGAAGGCCCAGTTCTCGACAGCGTGCTGTCCCGACGCATCGCCCGGGCGCACGGGTGGGGTCGTACGGGAGCACGTATTCGTGATCAAGTTGATCAGGTCGCGCGTGCGCACTTCAGGTCTTATGAGGAAGAGCAACTGGGAACCTTCTTCTGGCCAACCAAACTCGATTTAGATGCTGCAGCTACATTCCGCCGTCCAGGTGACGATGACTCCGTGCGCAGCCTGGCGGAAATCTGCCTTCAGGAGTTGTTTGCGCTCGTGGGTGAGATGGAAGCAAAGGGACACGCAGCTGAGGCCTTGATCCACGCCGTCGCCAAGGAGGCAGATGTTATGAAGTTCGCACATGCTGGCCGCTCGCGAATCGAGAAAGCCATTCGTCATCACAGGAATGATTAGGTTAAGGTGCCCATGGTTTGGATTGTTCGAGCCGCGGGCTACTCAATGGAATTGCGTTGGAGTTTTACCTGGCCAATGTAAGAAATGGATTATCCGCCGGTGATTCTTGGGATATGGCTGCCTTGCTGCGCAGAAGGTAGCCATTGAGTGAGCTAGTTTTGCGAGGACCTTTAACCTTGCAAGTCCAAATGTTCTGGCCATTGGGTTTTTTCAGATGGACATCTAGCTTCTCGAATTGGCGTTGGAGGAGCCGCCAACCGTCACTCTTGGGATCTGGGTCAGCCAAACCTAGGTGTTCAGCAGCATAGTGCTGGAAAATGCCCGGCGTGACTAGGAAGAATGTGCCATCCACGGTATGCACTTTAGCCTTACTGTCATTGACCACTAAGCGATGACTGTGAAGTCCTTCGCGCAGCCACTCCATAAAGGCTAATCCCGCGTCGTTTTGGTCGGGCGAAGTGGTAGGCCGGAGGCTTTCCGCAGTTGTTTCAGCCTGGAGCTCTGTCGGCTCCTGCAGCATGTCCATCAATTCGTCGAGATAGTCGGACTCCAGACTCAGCGGCACAGCAGTGGGCTGTTTTTCTGCCGCTGAAATCTGTGGACTACCCAGGGCCGACTCCCCGGTTTCACCGGTCAAAGGTGGGTCTATGGTCGGCTCAACAGTGCCACCGAAAAAATCCGGTCGGAGCTCATCGGCCCAGATCAGGGTCGGCTGCAGACGGAGGAAGGTGAAGCGATGCTGCCAGTCACCGTCCGTGACAATGCCGTTCCAAACCGCCTTGCCTTCCGGTGTCGCTTCCACCAATCCATGTGACTGCAGTTCATCGAACAAGGCGATGTTTGAAGAGGGAACTCCGTCCACGGCCTGAGCCAGCAGATGCGCCCGCAGATTGTCGGTCGTGGTCTTGCTGACCAGCCACAGGTGGTCTTCGGTCAGCCAGCCGACCGCGCCGGGCTGGTTGAGCTTGAACTTGTTCTTGACCAAGTGGCGCAGCCCCGTCAGCAGATGATGCTGCAGCGAGTGCTTGGACGCCTGCAAAGCCTTCGCGGGATTGCCACCGATGTTTTGCGCAGTGGAAACCCGGTCAGCCTGCAGCACCAATTCCCCAAGGGTCCCGGCGTGCTCGTAGTGGTCGGCGAGCAGAAACAGCAATTGGTTCCACAATGCTGGGTAATCGCTGAGCCAGTCGAGCAGGGCGGGCGACAGGATCTGCGTATAGAGCAACCCCGCCGCGGCGCCGTGCAGCTTGTAATCGCGCTCTGGGTGGTAGCGGAAACGGTAGGGCTGGTTCAGCGGGCCGTGCCAAGGGTGCCAGCGATCGGCATTCTGATACTCCACCTGCAGGTCGACGGCGATTTTGCCGATGTCATGCAGCAGGGCACCGTAGGCAATCGCGGCGCTCCAGGCATCAGCTTGTGCGGCCTGGTCTTCCGGTGCAGCACCGCTGGGAAGTAGATAGGATTGGCGTAGCTTCAAGCTGCAGGCCATCAGCTCCAACCCGTGATCGAGCATGCCCCCGGGATAGGCGTGATGATGGCTTTCGCTGGCCGGGAGTTGCTGCACGTAACTGGCGTAGCGGCGGATGGGCTCGAGGTAAAGTCGATCAAACTGCGCTTCGGAGAGGGCCGTGTACTGCCAGATGCGTTCGAGCAGCTTTCTCCGGTGATCGGCGGCGAGTAGAGATTCGGCCGACTGGGGAAGCAGGAAGCCCTCGGCGAAGGGCGTGGGGGTGGGCTCTGCCGCCTCACCTTTTTGAAATGTTAACCACCAGCGTTTCATCGTATGACCTGCTGTTCGTTCGGGAGGTCCTTTTGCCTTTTCGGATAGAGCTCTTACCCTTGCGCCCCCTTCCATTGCCGCCGTTACCCTTTACCGCCTTGGCCCTTTTCACGCGTGTGATAATTCGAAGCCAGGCACATCGGGATCGGCGGCCGCTCGGAATAGCGGTCCCTTTGTTCAGAGCGTAGACTGCCCGGCATGATTGCTAGAGCAGGGGTGCGGATGACGTTGAGTGATGCGGTATTGGTCGTGTTATTGGCCGATCGGATTCATGGCACGGACACGGCCATCCGATCTGCAGCCAAGCGCTGTGCGAAAAAGCTGCCCCGCAGCCAGCGCGATATCGTGTTCAAGATTGGAAACAGCGCAAATCCTCGGCAACTTGTGGCGCACCTGTGTCAGCACTTGTCTGATTGAGCGACCAAGCGAGGTCGTTTTAACCGGCACCTCGCAAGAGTGCGTGCGCCTCAAGTAAACCCTCGGATAAATCCGCAGTCTCAGTTATTATCCCAGCACTTGTCCCACACCTAGGAACATCATTCATGTCCAAACTTGCCGAGTTCAAAGCACTGGAAGCGCAACTGGCCGCCCAGCTGCAACAGCTGGATGCCATGAAAAACGACTCCGGTTTGAAGCAGGAAATCGAGTTTGAACAGAAACTCAAAGCGTTGCTGGAACAGTACGGCATGGGCCTGCGCCAGGTGATCAGCATTCTTGATCCGGCCAAGAGCTTGAGCGTACAGACCGCGAGTGCGTCCAGCAGTAGCCAGCGCAAGCCTCGCGAGGTGAAACGCTACAAGCACCCACAGAGCGGTGAGGTTGTGGAAACCAAGGGCGGCAACCACAAGATCCTCAAACAGTGGAAGCAGGAGCACGGCTCGGACACCGTTGAGAGCTGGGTGCAGTAATCACTGATTTACTGACAGCGGTAAAAGTCGCGCTGCGTACAAAATAAAGGCCCCGGATAGGGGCCTTTTTGTTGGGTGGGTGGAATCACGCGGTGAGTCGAGCTGGCGTATCCGTGGCTTGGTCACACTGCAAGGCCAACAGGTACTCAGAAGCTTCTCGAGCCTGACCACTGGCGCGGAAAATGGCTCGCTTGTCCTCCTTGAGTATCTTAAGCCAGGACGCCAGGTATTCCTCGTGACGCAACTCACCTGTGGTACCCGTGAGTGCGCAGAGAAACGCGGCGCCCATTTCTGCGACCAGTTCCTCGAAGGCATACGCCGTGGAGCCGAATGCATGCCCACCGGTGATGCCTTCACGGTTCAGACGAGTACGGTGGCCCGACCAGTGCGTCAGCTCATGCAGCGCCGTTGCGTAGTAGCTGCCGACGTCTTCGA comes from the Pseudomonas urmiensis genome and includes:
- a CDS encoding DUF6035 family protein codes for the protein MYTREFAQPTDTMLLTAILDMETGLDVDLQVFLSRELGLVIKDRAELVSRYTRNREAPWLVCHLCTAPVILVRTKGRRFHFRHHPVEEVEQKCSISTRGQLSAQQINCIKYNAAKESMAHLRLKGIIRDSLIADENCTEPQLEVVWKGIRLADRAQWRKPDVQVEHAGQRIAFEVQLSTTYLTEIVGRREFYRLNNGAIIWVFQDFDPSLTRTSEEDIFYLNNYNVFVVNDATLKRSQESKRMAMDCWFATPEVKNGQIYDRWVKEEVFLDQLTINPKDQKVYYRDYEYVRAVVEQLLSASAARQSFIDFWSRHAANDCRETNAAWIILRENMRIAMPELLLPADHRSGKFHGMVSLMLSARFGYPVGYNLPRLLNVANTAFDHYKEYLYAFGWTLRLYGHEQLLKDQDTKGTWARRTKIIKEGMAKHDEAFRQDPLFNKLLAFLVPEISDKLAQAREW
- a CDS encoding RES family NAD+ phosphorylase, which translates into the protein MKHGNRFFNDNAKAFLDWLFDDLGEYCAPLSEHAVVPVLTPDNAPPIYRARTCLASGSVDEILANPARNLGAPPKARAGEGRMNPAGVPAFYGALERLTCIAELRPPVGGTVVSGEFRLNKDVRVLDFTRLEEADPGPMLSFFDPAFFAKEGRREFLRYLHGEITLPVLPGLERDYLTTQVIAEYLATHCKPRIDGVMFSSVQQDCGTNIVLFSHVACTAESMTFRFKGGMGLRGAKASDAPRIEYVPGSLIYHKIRGLVYDPSDEPLRENSLGPLTEMHEF
- a CDS encoding TauD/TfdA family dioxygenase gives rise to the protein MIDAHFCTALRIVITNWKSQLSVEDMAQQLSDPVAFGHALLPALDAELANLGCKRSDVHDLAWQMPCLHLRSVFDPQSIPDTPIGFRPVPDCLGTLVARATAIMCLAGLGADTVSYGSENGGDLFVNLVVIPGEGRVSEKSQGKMNGHTDGVSFPVRGHRDPENPRIAPSPDFVCLSALRNPNAVPTTVMPLEAILSELDPEHIQELQKPQYILQSQLTFRDGMEEILGEELLVDDAQLLFRMQSGFWIRYSHSSTQPADVGETPAKKAMHALTQACLNCVIPVALAPGDIAIVNNRIALHGRTKVGEGHGGVSRWMLRTYGLDTSELDESQRHPNSTFMLFP
- a CDS encoding UvrD-helicase domain-containing protein; amino-acid sequence: MNPFDRARRKAMDVRESLVGLADSHGSVSSKTLLANVEVILGVGIEFVPPGHSILGGTDGVLKRNDETMYIRKDVSEAEKAYLIAHELGHWYLDADLQETTYADLAAMTASEGSEAIVKVEAYGANERTELQANVFARELLLPRIVAQQQFFAHLGASQISLNLTIPIEIVRQQLFDGLLLPILPTVPPGALPEMTDAQRLAAHAKETFVNVVAGPGTGKTTTLVHRIKYLLEQGVPANKILVLTFTNKASAELVERLAASGIKNATNVWAGTFHAFGLEFLRKHHHLFNLRAKVSMADKLMQVRLMVGRLAKVRLKYYLRLQNPYDWLPGVIEHIKRLKEECLTVDDYRARLKALPPCDQDVQDEREDIATLFEAYEEAMREKCWVDYVDLVAYPSIQARSARATVAQYLDQFEHVLVDEYQDVTEVMVELIRQLALNANSVWVVGDVRQAIHHWRGSSIKSLIDFDKTFKSLRHITPTYKRYALDLNRRSTPEILDLFNCAGTYHALRHLMPLEPVTAYRPSIGEIPRLYQCDSNLAQAATLETCIKALAAQGIPYREQLVMSRSSTNVEHVVEELTKRGVPVLHLGDICQRPEIKRLFCLMELLCMRQPRSLVGLMQDPRFPMTAQDIELLMRFTQKGSGTALQRGRWIWSNIPGLSAQGQVAKANLSMLLQGFTRNTKPWVFVSTVMLDRRYGFPNPTDTSIEAHTARLALWLFVYAVRNGDGDGSQSRLTKFLLQEELRRRIGEKLADRGIPPEARALDAVNVMTVHSSKGLEYSAVHLTNVDDTAYGPNRPYFYDLRPLELIPPEVLNSTDDDFAFEEKVERNNLLYVALSRARDHLYLYQLADTTRPAPLNAAGKKLRTLFGIRLPAIAPAPLPIGSAVAPSTVSYEAFQTYMNCPLQYHYRHELTLTAEQEIDVSIRARWAVSDMLFEVLKNAAVPQTAFQAAWKARLLPPKTEDPQLYEDAVIAVKRGLALVGEIRGSLVEGLVSEVGGLQIVLPWMLSVGSELHWIRAHEGLSGTMKQLRPMMVNMNAPGIRHATIYSLITDKRIREGASRGIERTTVYKMSKRFIAGDRFASRGRGCNRCAYLSICDSKP
- a CDS encoding DUF3320 domain-containing protein is translated as MANDPAGAFQELKYAKVATVEAAAEYVAYVSADYPVYRETDPTHAVDGVSPDQFFDTAYTPILQSMIAHVVNEEGPVLDSVLSRRIARAHGWGRTGARIRDQVDQVARAHFRSYEEEQLGTFFWPTKLDLDAAATFRRPGDDDSVRSLAEICLQELFALVGEMEAKGHAAEALIHAVAKEADVMKFAHAGRSRIEKAIRHHRND